A window of Streptomyces gilvosporeus contains these coding sequences:
- a CDS encoding ferredoxin produces the protein MPHTHSLRVDRIACDGHGVCAELLPERIGLDEWGYPVLPDSEVPAELLDHARRAVAACPVLAMRLEPASQRPSSRT, from the coding sequence ATGCCTCACACGCACTCCCTGCGGGTCGACCGCATCGCCTGCGACGGCCACGGTGTGTGCGCCGAACTGCTCCCCGAACGCATAGGCCTTGACGAGTGGGGCTATCCGGTCCTGCCTGACAGCGAGGTCCCGGCCGAACTCCTCGACCACGCCCGGCGTGCCGTCGCCGCCTGCCCGGTTCTCGCGATGCGTCTGGAGCCCGCGTCGCAGCGGCCGTCCAGCCGGACGTGA
- a CDS encoding IS5 family transposase, protein MGRGDLTDAQWARLELHLPKNTGRGGRWRNHRAVINGILFRQRTGIPWRDLPKRFGKWKTVHDRHRRWSADGTWDRILRAVQADADAEGRIDWSVVSVDATVCRAHQHAAGARHRQAWKPGRRRKPVRHRPDEALGRSRGGRTTKIHLASDGGCRPLSILITPGQWGDAPQLIPVLDLICVPRRAGGHPRTRPDHLCGDKAYSSRRNRFYLRRRQIRHTIPERRDQRANRQRRGSRGGRPAGFDRALYTRRNEVERTINALKGFRAVATRYDKRAFVFHGTVTVAAIGLWIR, encoded by the coding sequence ATGGGGCGGGGTGATCTTACAGATGCGCAGTGGGCTCGGCTGGAGCTGCACCTTCCGAAGAACACTGGACGGGGCGGGCGGTGGCGGAACCACCGCGCAGTCATCAACGGCATTCTCTTCCGCCAGCGGACGGGCATCCCGTGGCGAGACCTGCCCAAGCGGTTCGGAAAATGGAAGACGGTGCATGACCGCCACCGGCGTTGGTCGGCGGACGGCACGTGGGACCGGATCCTTCGGGCTGTCCAGGCCGACGCCGACGCGGAGGGACGGATCGACTGGAGCGTCGTGAGCGTGGATGCCACGGTGTGCCGTGCCCACCAGCACGCTGCCGGCGCCCGTCACCGGCAGGCATGGAAACCGGGACGCCGCAGGAAGCCAGTCCGGCACCGGCCTGACGAAGCATTGGGCCGCTCGCGCGGCGGGCGTACCACCAAGATCCACCTGGCGAGTGATGGCGGATGCCGCCCACTGTCCATCCTGATCACGCCCGGACAGTGGGGTGACGCGCCGCAATTGATCCCGGTCCTGGACCTCATCTGTGTCCCACGCCGGGCGGGCGGGCACCCACGGACCCGCCCTGACCATCTGTGCGGCGATAAGGCGTACAGCTCCCGTCGCAACCGTTTTTACCTGCGGCGACGGCAGATCCGGCACACCATTCCCGAACGCAGGGACCAGAGGGCCAACCGCCAGCGGCGCGGCAGCCGAGGCGGTCGCCCCGCTGGTTTCGACCGGGCGCTCTATACCCGCAGGAACGAAGTTGAGCGGACCATCAACGCGCTCAAGGGCTTCCGGGCCGTGGCGACCCGGTACGACAAGAGAGCGTTCGTCTTCCACGGCACGGTCACCGTCGCCGCGATCGGGCTGTGGATCCGTTAG
- a CDS encoding DUF3533 domain-containing protein, with translation MGGIVNPPGELHRLPIAVIDADRSTPLPGQRENLGAQITHTLLSSSSDKVEWRSLTPAQAQRALGSGKVYGALSIPVDFTRSVATLATTADTLPVLKVLTNPATGGLGSGLAQTIATQAATQASLTLGKQSTTSPVAAKAPSAARLLLADPVRITTQPGHPLGNRSGLGLTSFYYALLLVLLGFLIANVTHTGVDSALGYTDSEFGPWHSRRPTVPVNRTQTFLVKMGVSAGITTLTTTLLMVATVGVLGMDAAHLPLLWIYSYCATLAVSLGAGAIYAAAGGVGQLVAMLVFIVMGIPSSGATIPLEATSGFYRFLSLFEPMHHLADGVRAILYFDARGDAGLTRAWIMIAIGFGLAVLLGLAITRYYDRKGLKRLTVLPA, from the coding sequence ATGGGCGGCATAGTGAACCCGCCCGGCGAACTGCATCGCCTGCCGATCGCCGTCATCGACGCCGACCGGAGCACTCCGCTGCCGGGGCAGCGGGAGAATCTCGGCGCGCAGATCACACACACCCTCCTTTCCAGCAGCTCGGACAAGGTGGAGTGGCGCTCGCTCACCCCTGCCCAGGCGCAGCGGGCCCTCGGGTCGGGCAAGGTCTACGGCGCGCTGTCCATCCCGGTCGACTTCACCCGGTCCGTCGCCACACTCGCGACCACCGCGGACACCCTGCCGGTGCTGAAGGTGCTCACCAATCCCGCCACCGGCGGCCTCGGCTCCGGCCTGGCCCAAACGATCGCCACCCAGGCCGCGACACAGGCATCCCTGACCCTCGGCAAGCAGTCGACCACAAGCCCGGTCGCGGCCAAGGCCCCATCCGCTGCCAGGCTGTTGCTCGCCGACCCGGTCCGCATCACCACTCAGCCCGGCCACCCCCTCGGCAACCGCAGTGGCCTCGGACTGACCTCCTTCTACTACGCGCTGCTGCTGGTCCTGCTCGGCTTCCTGATCGCCAACGTCACCCACACCGGCGTGGACTCCGCCCTCGGCTACACCGACAGCGAGTTCGGACCGTGGCACTCACGCCGTCCCACCGTGCCCGTCAACCGCACCCAGACCTTCCTGGTGAAAATGGGCGTGAGCGCAGGCATCACCACCCTGACCACCACGCTGCTGATGGTGGCCACCGTCGGCGTCCTCGGGATGGACGCCGCACATCTGCCGCTGCTGTGGATCTATTCCTACTGCGCCACGCTCGCGGTCAGCCTGGGAGCAGGGGCCATCTATGCCGCCGCGGGCGGAGTGGGCCAGCTCGTCGCGATGCTGGTCTTCATCGTCATGGGCATTCCGTCCTCAGGCGCCACCATCCCGCTTGAGGCCACTTCCGGCTTCTACCGCTTCCTGTCCCTATTCGAGCCCATGCACCACCTCGCCGACGGCGTGCGCGCCATTCTCTACTTCGACGCCCGCGGCGACGCCGGCCTCACCCGCGCCTGGATCATGATCGCGATCGGATTCGGCCTCGCCGTCCTCCTCGGCTTGGCGATCACCCGCTACTACGACCGCAAGGGACTCAAGCGGCTCACCGTCCTGCCGGCGTAG
- a CDS encoding alpha/beta hydrolase, with translation MSHASRGVHRSRGHRRASRAKRWAIGIVVLAALGAVAWPVINHFNGQSDQSDQVTYGQQASGSGGNGGGSAANPAKTLMPTGPQAHFRVQNRLPDGTTTGVVTLKGPKSGFTGKVWVWAPKQYSEPKYARSGFPVMVALPGGEGFPYNYWMGTDLKLQATIAKLSQEGRSLPFLLAMPVLNPNDKNYYDGSDIPGQPKMGTWLTEDVPNLMKANFRTLKSRDGWAFMGSSSGGFSGLKAVLKYPDRFKAVIASGPDIVPDSPLWAGYGAAEQANNPEILAQKLIARKGPDVFVDFQVGTLERTVMPKVDKFIAQYGHGPVKTRLLRIPGGGHDAKSYVKGMTDSGLQWISAHMEGPTADG, from the coding sequence ATGAGTCATGCTTCCAGGGGAGTCCACCGGTCTCGCGGCCATCGGCGGGCCTCTCGGGCCAAACGCTGGGCCATCGGGATTGTCGTCCTGGCGGCTCTCGGTGCTGTCGCGTGGCCCGTGATCAACCACTTCAATGGTCAATCGGACCAGAGTGACCAGGTGACCTACGGTCAGCAGGCATCGGGATCCGGCGGGAACGGGGGCGGGAGCGCGGCCAACCCAGCCAAAACGCTGATGCCGACCGGCCCCCAGGCCCACTTCCGGGTGCAAAACCGCCTGCCTGATGGCACTACGACCGGCGTGGTGACGCTCAAAGGTCCCAAGTCCGGGTTCACCGGCAAGGTGTGGGTGTGGGCGCCGAAGCAGTACAGCGAGCCGAAGTACGCGAGGAGCGGTTTCCCGGTGATGGTGGCGCTGCCCGGAGGCGAGGGTTTTCCGTACAACTACTGGATGGGCACCGACCTCAAGCTGCAAGCCACCATCGCCAAGCTGTCGCAGGAGGGGAGGAGCCTGCCCTTCCTGCTCGCCATGCCGGTGCTGAACCCGAATGACAAAAACTATTACGACGGCAGTGACATACCCGGCCAGCCCAAGATGGGCACGTGGCTGACCGAGGACGTTCCCAACCTGATGAAGGCAAATTTCCGCACCCTCAAATCACGTGACGGCTGGGCCTTCATGGGCTCTTCTTCCGGTGGCTTCTCAGGGCTGAAGGCCGTACTGAAGTACCCGGATAGGTTCAAGGCGGTGATTGCCTCCGGACCGGACATCGTGCCGGACTCCCCACTGTGGGCGGGCTACGGAGCAGCGGAGCAAGCGAACAACCCGGAAATTCTGGCCCAGAAATTGATCGCCAGGAAGGGCCCCGACGTCTTCGTCGACTTCCAGGTCGGCACCCTCGAGCGAACCGTGATGCCGAAGGTGGACAAGTTCATAGCCCAGTACGGCCACGGCCCCGTCAAGACGCGTCTGTTGAGGATCCCGGGTGGTGGGCACGACGCCAAGAGTTACGTGAAGGGAATGACTGACAGCGGCTTGCAATGGATCAGCGCACATATGGAGGGGCCGACCGCCGACGGCTGA
- a CDS encoding ArnT family glycosyltransferase — translation MVSATTATTASVRSTGDRLLARSGSPGRGPAGRPGYARPALLAILAVAAVLFTWDIQHSAYHAFYSETVRSMTESWKGFWFGSFDPGNSITIDKVPGFLWPQALSARIFGFHPWALTLPQVIEGVLSVAVLHRAVRRWAGENASLLAAGAFALTPAIAGLFRTEVEDPAFTLLVVLAADATLRAAREARLRPLLAAGIWVGLSFQAKMLEAWAVLPALGLLYVISAPAVLRRRLAHLAVAGAVCVAVSASWVLLVTLTPAKDRPYVDGTTNNSAVSQVVGYNFLSRFSSLGISAKDTGSVSVQTMAGTAPAKASSSRSGPRATAARWGKMFGPSLASQVGWLYPAAALAVVCGLGWRRGRPRTDPLRAGFVLWGMWLATYFLVFSAGAVGGHTYYMGVVAVPLAALFGAGMVQFWHAWRRGGRARAWALPTAVVSTVAWSAGVSELFPSFLPWLAPAAITLGAGALALLALSRTGDEAARRRLAVLGLGVSIAAMLLPSAAWASSVLDPAYGHSGMGSTGPVATRHRAVPHLAPAAPASSRRTAAKTPDGTSLSRNQRQLLAYTRAHQGGATYLFATTSWRVASPYILHAGANVLPMGGFTGAVPTPTGAEFHHLVATGRLRYIVLGGPGTAPGRSVARWVRGHCPRVPHQPSQLYRCSPSSAAARGR, via the coding sequence ATGGTCAGCGCCACCACAGCAACCACCGCGTCGGTCCGGAGTACGGGCGACCGGCTGCTCGCCCGGAGCGGGTCGCCGGGCCGGGGCCCGGCGGGTCGGCCGGGTTACGCCCGGCCCGCCCTGCTGGCGATCCTCGCGGTGGCGGCGGTGCTGTTCACGTGGGACATCCAGCACAGCGCGTATCACGCGTTCTACTCGGAGACCGTGCGCAGCATGACCGAGAGCTGGAAGGGCTTCTGGTTCGGCTCGTTCGACCCCGGCAACTCGATCACGATCGACAAGGTGCCGGGCTTCCTGTGGCCGCAGGCACTGTCCGCGCGGATCTTCGGATTCCATCCGTGGGCGCTGACCCTGCCCCAGGTGATCGAGGGCGTACTCAGCGTCGCGGTGCTGCACCGTGCGGTGCGCCGCTGGGCAGGGGAGAACGCCAGCCTGCTCGCGGCGGGCGCCTTCGCCCTCACCCCCGCGATAGCCGGGCTGTTCCGTACGGAGGTCGAGGACCCGGCGTTCACCCTCCTCGTGGTGCTGGCCGCTGACGCCACACTGCGCGCGGCGCGCGAGGCCCGGCTGCGCCCGCTGCTGGCGGCCGGGATCTGGGTCGGCCTGAGCTTCCAGGCCAAGATGCTGGAGGCCTGGGCGGTACTCCCGGCGCTCGGCCTGCTGTACGTGATATCCGCCCCGGCAGTGCTGCGCCGCCGGCTGGCGCACCTGGCGGTGGCGGGCGCGGTGTGCGTGGCGGTGTCGGCGTCGTGGGTACTGCTGGTGACGCTGACCCCGGCCAAGGACCGTCCGTACGTGGACGGTACGACGAACAACTCGGCGGTCAGCCAGGTGGTCGGCTACAACTTCCTCAGCCGCTTCTCCTCGCTCGGCATCAGTGCCAAGGACACCGGAAGCGTCTCCGTGCAGACGATGGCCGGGACCGCTCCGGCGAAGGCATCATCCAGCCGGTCCGGGCCCCGTGCCACCGCCGCGCGCTGGGGCAAGATGTTCGGCCCGTCGCTGGCCTCACAGGTCGGCTGGCTGTACCCGGCGGCGGCGCTCGCCGTGGTGTGTGGTCTGGGGTGGAGGCGCGGCAGACCGCGCACGGACCCGTTGCGGGCGGGCTTCGTGCTGTGGGGAATGTGGCTGGCGACGTACTTCCTGGTGTTCAGCGCCGGGGCGGTCGGCGGCCATACGTACTACATGGGTGTGGTGGCCGTGCCGCTGGCAGCGCTGTTCGGTGCCGGGATGGTGCAGTTCTGGCATGCCTGGCGCCGCGGAGGCCGGGCACGGGCATGGGCGCTGCCGACGGCGGTGGTGAGCACGGTGGCCTGGTCGGCCGGCGTCTCGGAGCTCTTCCCCTCGTTCCTGCCTTGGCTGGCCCCGGCCGCGATCACACTCGGTGCGGGCGCGCTGGCGCTGCTGGCGCTGTCCCGCACCGGTGACGAAGCAGCGCGGCGGCGGTTGGCGGTGCTGGGCCTCGGCGTGAGCATCGCGGCCATGCTGCTTCCGTCCGCCGCATGGGCCTCGTCGGTCCTGGATCCGGCGTACGGCCACTCCGGTATGGGCTCGACCGGGCCGGTGGCCACCAGGCACCGCGCCGTGCCTCACCTGGCACCCGCCGCCCCGGCCTCCTCCCGCCGGACGGCGGCCAAGACCCCGGACGGGACCTCGCTCAGCCGGAATCAGCGGCAGCTCCTGGCGTACACCCGGGCTCACCAGGGCGGCGCCACCTACCTTTTCGCGACGACCAGTTGGCGGGTCGCCTCCCCGTACATCCTCCATGCGGGCGCCAACGTGCTCCCCATGGGCGGCTTCACCGGCGCCGTGCCCACACCCACCGGCGCGGAGTTCCACCACCTCGTCGCCACCGGCCGGCTGCGTTACATCGTGCTCGGCGGACCGGGTACCGCCCCGGGCCGTTCCGTCGCCCGCTGGGTACGCGGCCACTGCCCGCGCGTGCCCCACCAGCCGTCGCAGCTCTACCGCTGCTCGCCGTCGTCCGCCGCGGCCCGGGGCCGGTAG
- a CDS encoding NADH-ubiquinone oxidoreductase-F iron-sulfur binding region domain-containing protein translates to MTSSSTAPVSPWIEDPTGPYGTRLLHGWFATGGPADLDDHLSRYGPPPLPRALSHHSVAPLVRAVEEAGLTGRGGAAFPTGRKLRTVAESRGPAMVVANGMESEPASHKDETLLDVAPHLVLDGAALAAAAVGAEAVHLCLPRTRQRQVRALREAVEDRRRHRLDRVPVHVHALPHHYVSSEETSLVRWLNGGDARPASAPPRPFEKGVDRRPTLVDNVETLAHLALIARYGPAWFRSAGRPDAPGSTLVTLSGAVRTPGVYEVPMGLPLGEVLGTAGGPSQPLGAVLLGGFFGSWLPADRVMSVRFAKSDLAALGAGPGAGVIVALPRHACGLAETAGVLAYLAAQSARQCGPCRFGLPAVAEDFAELAWGHADVELLDRLERRVGLLPGRGACRHPDGASRLAATALRAFADDVRHHLRAGPCTAAGHEPVLPVPDASAPRNHEWQ, encoded by the coding sequence ATGACCAGCTCCTCAACTGCCCCGGTATCCCCGTGGATCGAGGACCCGACAGGGCCCTACGGCACTCGTCTGCTGCACGGCTGGTTCGCCACTGGCGGCCCCGCCGACCTCGATGATCACCTGAGCCGCTACGGCCCACCGCCGCTGCCGCGCGCTCTGAGCCACCACTCGGTAGCACCGCTGGTGCGCGCGGTGGAGGAGGCCGGACTCACCGGCCGCGGCGGAGCCGCATTCCCCACCGGCCGAAAGCTGCGCACCGTCGCCGAGTCCCGCGGCCCAGCCATGGTCGTCGCCAACGGCATGGAGAGCGAACCGGCCAGCCACAAGGACGAGACCCTGCTGGACGTCGCCCCGCACCTGGTGCTCGACGGTGCGGCGCTGGCCGCCGCCGCGGTCGGCGCGGAGGCCGTGCACCTGTGCCTGCCGCGCACCAGGCAGCGCCAGGTGCGCGCCCTCCGCGAGGCTGTCGAGGACCGCCGCAGGCACCGGCTCGACCGGGTTCCGGTCCACGTTCACGCGCTGCCTCACCACTACGTCTCCAGCGAGGAGACCTCATTGGTGCGGTGGCTGAACGGCGGTGACGCCCGCCCTGCGTCCGCTCCACCGCGCCCCTTCGAAAAGGGTGTGGACAGACGCCCCACCCTGGTGGACAACGTAGAGACCCTCGCGCACCTCGCGCTCATCGCCCGCTACGGCCCTGCGTGGTTCCGTAGTGCCGGACGGCCTGACGCGCCGGGAAGCACACTGGTGACACTCTCCGGCGCGGTCCGTACCCCCGGTGTGTACGAGGTACCGATGGGTCTGCCGCTCGGAGAGGTGCTGGGTACCGCGGGCGGCCCGTCCCAGCCGCTCGGCGCGGTGCTGCTCGGCGGCTTCTTCGGCAGCTGGCTGCCGGCGGACCGGGTGATGTCCGTGCGGTTCGCCAAGAGCGACCTGGCGGCGCTCGGCGCGGGGCCAGGAGCGGGCGTGATCGTAGCCCTTCCCCGCCACGCCTGCGGACTGGCCGAGACCGCGGGGGTCTTGGCCTATCTTGCCGCGCAGAGCGCCCGGCAGTGCGGTCCCTGCCGGTTCGGGCTGCCCGCGGTCGCCGAGGACTTCGCGGAGCTGGCCTGGGGCCACGCCGACGTGGAGCTGCTGGACCGGTTGGAGCGCAGGGTCGGGCTGCTCCCCGGACGCGGCGCCTGCCGCCATCCCGACGGTGCGTCACGGCTGGCGGCCACCGCCCTGCGGGCCTTCGCCGACGACGTGCGCCACCATCTGCGGGCGGGACCCTGTACGGCGGCCGGGCACGAACCCGTACTCCCCGTGCCCGACGCCTCCGCGCCCCGAAACCATGAATGGCAGTGA
- the xdhB gene encoding xanthine dehydrogenase molybdopterin binding subunit has translation MSQLSERPEKPVVGVSMPHESAFLHVTGTALYTDDLVQRTKDVLHAYPVQVMKAHGTITALRTGPAFAVPGVVRVLTGADVPGVNDAGMKHDEPLFPDEVMFYGHAVAWVLGETLEAARLGAAAVEVELDEQPALITLRDAMAAESFHGARPLMETGDIDAGFADSAHVFTGEFQFAGQEHFYLETHAALAQVDENGQVFIQSSTQHPSETQEIVSHVLGVPAHEVTVQCLRMGGGFGGKEMQPHGFAAVAALGAKLTGRPVRFRLNRTQDLTMSGKRHGFHASWKIGFDADGRIQALDATLTADGGWSLDLSEPVLARALCHIDNTYWIPNARVAGRIAKTNTVSNTAFRGFGGPQGMLVIEDILGRAAPQLGLDPMELRERNFYQPGQGHTTPYGQPITQAERISTVWQQVQDDAGIADRKRDIAAFNAAHPNTKRALAITGIKFGISFNLTAFNQGGALVLIYKDGSVLINHGGTEMGQGLHTKMLQVAATTLGIPLHKVRLAPTRTDKVPNTSATAASAGADLNGGAVKNACEQLRERLLQVAATQLGAHASDVRLVEGVARALGSDKELAWDDLVRTAYFQRVQLSAAGFYRTEGLHWDAKAFKGSPFKYFAYGAAATEVEVDGFTGAYRIRRVDIVHDVGDSLSPMIDIGQIEGGFVQGAGWLTLEDLRWDTGDGPHRGRLLTQAASTYKLPSFSEMPEEFNVTLLENATETGVVYGSKAVGEPPLMLAFSVREALRQAAAAFGPAGISVALASPATPEAVYWAIEAARSGAGRRNGKEIPAVASALSNA, from the coding sequence ATGAGCCAGTTGTCCGAGCGCCCTGAAAAGCCCGTCGTCGGCGTTTCGATGCCGCACGAGAGCGCCTTCCTGCACGTCACCGGCACCGCGCTCTACACCGACGACCTGGTGCAGCGCACCAAGGACGTGCTGCACGCCTACCCGGTCCAGGTCATGAAGGCCCACGGCACGATCACCGCGCTGCGCACCGGGCCCGCGTTCGCCGTGCCCGGCGTGGTCCGCGTGCTGACCGGCGCCGACGTGCCCGGTGTCAACGACGCCGGCATGAAGCACGACGAGCCGCTCTTCCCCGACGAGGTCATGTTCTACGGCCACGCGGTCGCCTGGGTGCTCGGTGAGACCCTGGAGGCGGCCCGGCTCGGTGCGGCGGCCGTCGAGGTGGAGCTCGACGAGCAGCCCGCGCTGATCACACTGCGGGACGCGATGGCGGCGGAGAGCTTCCACGGCGCCAGGCCGCTGATGGAGACCGGCGACATCGACGCCGGCTTCGCCGACTCCGCGCACGTGTTCACCGGCGAGTTCCAGTTCGCCGGCCAGGAGCACTTCTACCTGGAGACCCACGCGGCCCTCGCCCAGGTCGACGAGAACGGGCAGGTGTTCATCCAGAGCAGCACCCAGCACCCGTCGGAGACCCAGGAGATCGTCTCCCATGTGCTCGGTGTGCCCGCTCACGAGGTGACCGTGCAGTGCCTGCGGATGGGCGGCGGCTTCGGCGGCAAGGAGATGCAGCCGCACGGGTTCGCGGCCGTCGCCGCGCTCGGCGCCAAGCTGACCGGCCGCCCGGTCCGGTTCCGGCTCAACCGGACGCAGGACCTGACGATGTCCGGCAAGCGGCACGGGTTCCACGCCTCGTGGAAGATCGGCTTCGACGCCGACGGCCGCATCCAGGCCCTCGACGCCACGCTGACCGCGGACGGCGGCTGGAGCCTGGACCTGTCCGAGCCGGTCCTCGCCCGGGCGCTGTGCCACATCGACAACACGTACTGGATCCCCAACGCGCGGGTCGCCGGCCGCATCGCCAAGACCAACACGGTCTCCAACACCGCCTTCCGCGGATTCGGCGGACCCCAGGGCATGCTGGTGATCGAGGACATCCTGGGCCGCGCCGCGCCTCAACTCGGCCTGGACCCCATGGAGTTGCGCGAGCGCAACTTCTACCAGCCCGGCCAGGGCCATACGACGCCGTACGGACAGCCGATCACGCAGGCCGAACGGATCTCCACCGTCTGGCAGCAGGTTCAGGACGACGCCGGCATCGCCGACCGCAAGCGCGACATCGCGGCCTTCAACGCCGCGCACCCGAACACCAAGCGGGCGCTCGCGATCACCGGCATCAAGTTCGGCATCTCGTTCAACCTCACCGCCTTCAACCAGGGGGGCGCGCTGGTGCTGATCTATAAGGACGGCTCGGTCCTGATCAACCACGGTGGCACCGAGATGGGGCAGGGGCTGCACACCAAGATGTTGCAGGTGGCCGCGACCACGCTGGGCATCCCGCTGCACAAGGTGCGACTGGCCCCGACGCGCACCGACAAGGTGCCCAACACCTCTGCCACCGCTGCCAGTGCCGGGGCGGACCTCAACGGTGGAGCGGTCAAGAACGCCTGCGAGCAGTTGCGCGAGCGGCTGTTGCAGGTGGCCGCCACCCAACTGGGTGCGCACGCCTCGGACGTACGCCTCGTCGAGGGCGTCGCACGCGCCCTCGGCAGCGACAAGGAGCTGGCCTGGGACGACCTGGTGCGCACCGCGTACTTCCAGCGCGTCCAGTTGTCGGCGGCCGGTTTCTACCGGACCGAGGGTCTGCACTGGGATGCGAAGGCGTTCAAGGGCTCGCCGTTCAAGTACTTCGCCTATGGCGCAGCCGCGACCGAGGTGGAGGTCGACGGTTTCACCGGCGCGTACCGCATCCGGCGCGTGGACATCGTCCATGACGTCGGCGACAGCCTCTCCCCGATGATCGACATCGGTCAGATCGAGGGCGGATTCGTGCAGGGCGCGGGCTGGCTGACGCTGGAGGACCTGCGCTGGGACACCGGTGACGGGCCGCACCGCGGACGGCTGCTGACCCAGGCCGCGAGTACGTACAAGCTGCCGAGCTTTTCGGAGATGCCCGAGGAGTTCAATGTCACGCTGCTGGAGAACGCCACCGAGACGGGCGTGGTCTACGGCTCCAAGGCCGTGGGCGAGCCTCCGCTGATGCTGGCGTTCTCGGTGCGTGAGGCGTTGCGGCAGGCCGCCGCGGCATTCGGGCCCGCCGGAATCAGCGTGGCACTCGCCTCCCCCGCGACACCGGAGGCGGTGTACTGGGCAATCGAAGCAGCCCGCAGCGGGGCCGGGCGGCGCAACGGCAAGGAGATCCCGGCCGTCGCAAGCGCTTTGAGCAATGCCTGA
- the xdhC gene encoding xanthine dehydrogenase accessory protein XdhC, translating to MTWVAAVARLRARRESGVLVTVATVRGHAPRRAGAKLVVGRTETWGSIGGGNIEAVAIDRARELIGTPDAAPELMGFALNDKVTSRHGVQCCGGAVSVLLEPLPVVQAVAIFGVGHVGLELARILARHDLDLHLIDTRPDMLTDERLDVLADAVAQVHVHHTLLLPEELLTELPPGTHILIMTHDHAEDAALCDAALRTAGLGSIGLIGSAAKWARFRKRLATEGGHDAATIDRIKTPIGMPGITGKEPATIAVSVAADLLRTFEQDCPGAMPDTVPGRRSR from the coding sequence ATGACCTGGGTGGCCGCGGTCGCGCGGTTGCGGGCCCGCCGGGAGTCCGGTGTGCTCGTGACCGTCGCGACCGTGCGCGGCCACGCGCCGCGCCGGGCCGGTGCCAAACTCGTTGTGGGACGGACCGAGACCTGGGGTTCGATCGGCGGCGGCAACATCGAGGCCGTCGCGATCGATCGGGCCCGCGAGCTGATCGGCACGCCCGATGCGGCGCCGGAGCTGATGGGGTTCGCCCTCAACGACAAGGTCACCAGCCGACACGGCGTTCAATGCTGCGGGGGAGCCGTCAGCGTACTGCTCGAACCCTTGCCGGTGGTCCAAGCGGTGGCGATCTTCGGCGTCGGGCACGTCGGACTGGAGTTGGCGCGCATCCTGGCCCGTCACGACCTCGATCTGCACCTGATCGACACCCGTCCCGACATGCTCACCGACGAACGGCTCGACGTGCTCGCGGATGCGGTGGCACAGGTCCATGTGCACCACACACTGCTGCTCCCGGAGGAGTTGCTCACGGAGCTACCACCCGGCACCCACATCCTGATCATGACCCACGATCACGCCGAAGACGCCGCACTGTGCGACGCCGCCTTGCGCACTGCCGGTCTCGGCTCGATCGGATTGATCGGCTCGGCCGCCAAATGGGCACGGTTCCGGAAACGCCTTGCCACGGAAGGCGGCCACGACGCCGCAACCATCGACCGGATCAAGACCCCGATCGGAATGCCCGGCATCACCGGCAAGGAACCCGCCACGATCGCGGTGAGCGTCGCGGCAGACCTGCTCCGGACCTTCGAACAAGACTGCCCCGGAGCGATGCCGGACACGGTGCCCGGACGTCGTTCCCGGTGA